From a region of the Molothrus ater isolate BHLD 08-10-18 breed brown headed cowbird chromosome 15, BPBGC_Mater_1.1, whole genome shotgun sequence genome:
- the CCDC69 gene encoding coiled-coil domain-containing protein 69 — protein MGCTGSALRCCPVGAERQLKAQQQRGSASQELSAVKTQNANACPLPEHGEKAARPEEWAESARFLQGQEEEEEQDAGQAGTASISQDIEIQVEKRKELELKEQLDTLRREHTETLQELQGAHEQEKLQLTESHHRAEAALQEKIQALNSQLKSFQDRMKRVEESLLRTDYKKHIQEHGSPSPFWEQELESLHFVIEMKNEHIHGLDKKLLHLETVEERNLLLEEKVKTLQQENEDLQVRTQNHLVMARQLSEELQAARGALEKEAQLLDQARREKEELLYRVLHAGDGAPFPMATGEVPLIAT, from the exons atgggctgcaccGGCAGCGCCCTGCGCTGCTGCCCCGTCGGTGCCGAG AGACAGCTAaaagcccagcagcagaggggatcagcttcccaggagctcTCGGCCGTGAAGACACAGAATG CCAATGCCTGCCCGCTTCCTGAGCACGGGGAGAAGGCAGCACGGCCAGAGGAGTGGGCGGAGAGTGCGAGATTCCTCCAaggccaggaggaggaggaggagcaggatgccggccaggcaggcactgccagcatcTCCCAGGACATTGAGATCCAG gtggaaaagagaaaagagctggagctgaaggaACAGCTTGATACCCTGAGGAGAGAGCACACAGAAACCCTGCAAG agctccagggagcacatgagcaggagaagctgcagctgacaGAGTCCCACCACAGGGCTGAGGCAGCCTTACAG GAGAAAATTCAGGCACTGAATTCCCAGCTGAAATCCTTCCAGGACAGGATGAAGCGAGTGGAGGAGTCACTCCTGAGAACAGACTACAAGAAGCACATCCAG GAGCACGGGAGCCCCAGCCCcttctgggagcaggagctggagagccTGCACTTCGTCATTGAGATGAAGAACGAGCACATCCACGGTCTGGACAAGAAGCTGCTGCACCTGGAGACCGTG GAGGAGAGAAACCTTCTGCTGGAGGAGAAGGTGAAAACTCTCCAGCAGGAGAACGAGGACCTGCAAGTTCGCACCCAGAACCACTTGGTCATGGCGAG GCAGCTCTCCGAGGAGCTCCAGGCGGCCCGCGGGGCTCTGGAGAAGGAGGCGCAGCTGCTGGACCAGGCTCGCCgggagaaggaggagctgctgtaCCGAGTGCTCCACGCCGGGGACGGCGCCCCGTTCCCCATGGCCACGGGCGAGGTGCCCCTCATCGCCACGTAG
- the GM2A gene encoding ganglioside GM2 activator, translated as MLCAGLALALCALQLVPAALAGPQPPLLVERSGARRLSKVGGFAWENCGDKTDPVVLQSLSVAPDPISIPGSLRVSAAVKSGKTMGSPLKAALVVEKALGDLWIQLPCIDQLGSCTYNDVCSILDELIPPGTPCPEPLLTYGIPCHCPFKAGSYSLPASDFDVPDVELPSWMTNGNYRVRVVVSNGGEELSCVKLAFSLHSH; from the exons ATGCTGTGCGCGGGGCTGGCGCTGGCGCTGTGCGCGCTGCAGCTCGTCCCGGCCGCGCTGGCCGGGCCGCAGCCGCCGCTGCTGGTGGAGCGCAGCGGGGCCCGGCGGCTCAGCAAG GTTGGTGGCTTTGCCTGGGAGAACTGTGGTGATAAGACAGACCCCgtggtgctgcagagcctctctgTGGCACCCGACCCCATCAGCATCCCGGGGAGCCTGCGTGTCAGCGCGGCTGTCAAGAGTGGCAAGACCATGGGCTCCCCTCTGAAG GCAGCGCTGGTGGTAGAGAAGGCACTGGGTGACCTCTGGATCCAGCTGCCCTGCATCGACCAGCTGGGCAGCTGCACCTACAACGATGTCTGCAGCATTCTGGATGAGCTCATCCCACCCGGCACGCCCTGCCCGGAGCCCCTGCTGACCTACGGCATCCCCTGCCACTGCCCCTTCAAAGCG GGCTCCTACTCCCTGCCAGCCAGCGATTTTGACGTGCCCGATGTGGAGCTCCCTTCCTGGATGACCAACGGCAACTACCGCGTGCGGGTGGTGGTCAGCAATGGCGGGGAGGAGCTCAGCTGTGTCAAACTGGCCTTCTCCCTGCACTCCCACTGA